One genomic window of Corallococcus caeni includes the following:
- a CDS encoding ATP-binding protein encodes MGALMRSIDWTRTPVGAPGTWPQSLRTAVSILLESRFPMYIAWGPHLVQFYNDGYRPVLGATKHPAAMGHSAQSTFAESWHIIGPMFEGVRQGTAVGSEDWMLPLDRNGYLEECYFTYSYSPIRDETGGVGGVLVTLTETTGRVLGERRLRTLRDLAARAGTVKREQDAWREAAAALETNGFDIPFALLYRQGDPGQGLELVATAGWGQDTATPAALFGTDGAAWPFAEATAAQGPRFVPDVQARFGPLPGGRWPESPRTAWLFPITRAGAEHPYGFLVAGVSARRAPDDDYRGFLGLVADHLATALGNARAYEEEKKRAEALAELDRAKTAFFSNVSHEFRTPLTLMLGPIEDGLADDRQPLPPAQRERQEVVRRNGLRLQKLVNTLLDFARLEAGRARVSFVPTDLSALTVDLASNFDSAMTAAGLTLRVDCPALPEPVYVDPSLWEKVVLNLLSNAFKFTFQGEIRVALKWLGEQVELTVQDTGIGIPEEELPRVFERFHRVEGARGRSHEGTGIGLALVQELVHLHGGRVTATSTPGQGSTFHVLLPTGSAHLPRKPDAQEPALPSTGIGPGAFLAEISQWSAAAPVAPQSTVRADARVLVVDDNADLRAYLTRLLEPRWSVEAVSEGGAALAAARAHPPDLILSDVMMPGVNGLELVQALRADERTRAIPIILLSARAGEEATIEGLDSGADDYLVKPFSANELLARVNAQLTVARLRRETLLAERAHAAEAERLLEESRRATRLREETLAVVSHDLRSPLTAIRAATELLQRLPPESEATARARKQADAIRRSVDRMNRLIEDLLDLASIDTGTLAIELRPQPVEALLRDARELFEPQATEKGLRLIVEQEPGLTLWCDRERLLQALGNLLSNALKFTPSGGSLLLRVGSEPGTDDLRFSVADTGPGIPASVQPHLFDRYWHASQRRRDGHGLGLSITKGIVESHGGHVWVESGQGGGTTFHFTLPREQRPRSAATPAPRAPLPEPTPSARPATEEPFLQHGGDMGAMMRAHDWSTNSLGTPEQWPQSLRTSVSTMLRSPYPIILFWGPELRMLYNDPFRPILGAKHPQTLGARGSEALVEEWGQLGPLIQRAQDTGEPIYIEDGNVNFARRPGGLREESYFTWSYNPTIGESGEIAGMFAIASETTRQVVGDRRLAILRELSIRTALDKTVEGVYRSLEAVLAQAAHDVPFALLYVVKAEQARRVSCAGLERGLAAAPVTLAAGDTSSWPLARVAETRQEVLLEDLALRFGPLPGGPWPEPTTRALLLPVPMGAETDTLAVLVSGLSPLRALDDEYRGFLQLLARQLSASISSARAYEQEKQRAEELARLDAAKTAFFSNVSHEFRTPLTLILGPVEDALTRTPKALEGEPLELVRRNALRLFKMVNTLLDFSRMEAGRAQARYAPVDLASFTTSLASAFQSAVESAGLRLVVDCPPLPEPVYVDPEMWEKVVLNLLSNAVKYTHHGEIRVSLRWEDAQAVLRVEDTGVGIPEEELPRVFERFYRVRVTQGRSHEGTGIGLALVQELVKLHGGGVAVTSALGQGTTFTVRLPQGTAHLPPERVERSLRPGPVPTGAALFVEEARRWATDVIAPDVPGDDRTLEPLSPETSAELARARILLVDDNADLRTYVTGLLKHDFPHVETARNGQDALEQARVRPPDLILSDVMMPVLDGFGLVRALRADERTRAIPIILLSARAGDEATVEGLKSGADDYLVKPFSARELLVRVRTQLDMARVRREVVRNEVERDSLRESLRARDEFLRLVSHELRTPVSALSLNIQSLVRSLDVPDADVAPEATRGKARTTQKHLQRLARLVEQLVDVSEFVTGPLDLSREEVDLAQLAAAVVARAREKALRADCVLTLEAPLPVVGRFDRARLEQLLDSLVDNALKFGTGRPVEVHVARAAGRVSLAVRDHGDGVGQEDQERVFGRFERAVSANHHGGFGVGLWMARHIAEAHGGSIHLEPTEGGGATFTTVLPLDVPLGG; translated from the coding sequence ATGGGCGCGCTCATGCGCTCCATCGACTGGACGCGGACTCCCGTGGGAGCGCCCGGGACGTGGCCCCAGTCCCTGCGCACGGCGGTGAGCATCCTGCTGGAGTCGCGCTTCCCCATGTACATCGCGTGGGGACCCCACCTGGTCCAGTTCTACAACGACGGCTACCGCCCGGTGCTGGGCGCGACGAAGCACCCGGCCGCCATGGGCCACAGCGCGCAGAGCACCTTCGCGGAGAGCTGGCACATCATCGGCCCGATGTTCGAGGGCGTGAGGCAGGGCACGGCGGTCGGCTCCGAGGACTGGATGCTGCCGCTGGACCGCAACGGCTACCTCGAGGAGTGCTACTTCACCTACTCCTACAGCCCCATCCGGGATGAGACCGGCGGTGTCGGGGGCGTGCTGGTCACCCTGACGGAGACCACCGGCCGGGTGCTGGGCGAGCGGCGGCTGCGGACGCTGCGGGACCTGGCGGCACGGGCGGGGACGGTGAAGCGCGAACAGGACGCCTGGCGCGAAGCGGCGGCCGCGCTGGAGACCAACGGCTTCGACATCCCCTTCGCCCTGCTGTACCGCCAGGGGGACCCAGGCCAGGGCCTGGAGCTGGTGGCGACAGCGGGCTGGGGCCAGGACACCGCCACGCCCGCCGCGCTCTTCGGCACCGACGGCGCCGCGTGGCCCTTCGCGGAGGCGACCGCCGCCCAGGGACCCCGGTTCGTCCCGGACGTGCAGGCGCGCTTCGGGCCGCTGCCCGGCGGCAGGTGGCCGGAGTCTCCCCGCACGGCGTGGCTCTTCCCCATCACGCGGGCTGGCGCCGAGCACCCCTATGGCTTCCTCGTGGCGGGCGTGAGCGCGAGGCGCGCCCCGGACGACGACTACCGCGGGTTCCTGGGGCTGGTGGCGGACCACCTCGCGACGGCGCTCGGCAACGCCCGCGCCTACGAAGAGGAGAAGAAGCGGGCGGAGGCCCTGGCGGAGCTGGACCGCGCGAAGACGGCCTTCTTCAGCAACGTGAGCCACGAGTTCCGCACGCCGCTGACCCTGATGCTGGGCCCCATCGAGGACGGCCTCGCGGATGACCGGCAGCCCCTGCCTCCAGCGCAGCGGGAGCGCCAGGAGGTGGTGCGCCGCAACGGCCTGCGCCTGCAGAAGCTGGTCAACACGCTGCTCGACTTCGCCCGCCTGGAGGCGGGGCGCGCCCGGGTGTCCTTCGTCCCGACGGACCTCTCCGCGCTCACCGTGGACCTGGCGAGCAACTTCGACTCCGCGATGACCGCCGCCGGGCTCACCCTGCGCGTGGACTGCCCGGCGCTGCCCGAGCCCGTCTACGTGGACCCCTCCCTGTGGGAGAAGGTCGTCCTCAACCTCCTCTCCAACGCCTTCAAGTTCACCTTCCAGGGGGAGATCCGCGTCGCGCTGAAGTGGCTCGGCGAGCAGGTGGAGCTCACCGTCCAGGACACGGGCATCGGCATCCCGGAGGAGGAGCTGCCCCGCGTCTTCGAGCGCTTCCACCGCGTGGAGGGCGCGCGGGGGCGCAGCCACGAGGGCACCGGCATCGGCCTGGCGCTGGTGCAGGAGCTGGTGCACCTGCACGGGGGGCGCGTGACGGCGACCAGCACGCCAGGACAGGGGAGCACCTTCCACGTCCTCCTGCCCACCGGCTCCGCGCACCTTCCCCGGAAGCCGGACGCGCAGGAGCCGGCGCTCCCGTCCACCGGCATCGGCCCCGGTGCGTTCCTCGCGGAGATCTCCCAGTGGAGCGCCGCCGCGCCCGTCGCGCCGCAATCCACCGTCCGCGCGGACGCCCGCGTCCTGGTGGTGGACGACAACGCGGACCTGCGCGCCTACCTGACCCGGCTGCTGGAACCCCGCTGGAGCGTGGAGGCGGTGAGCGAGGGCGGGGCCGCGCTCGCCGCCGCGCGCGCCCATCCGCCCGACCTCATCCTCTCCGACGTGATGATGCCAGGGGTGAATGGCCTGGAGCTGGTCCAGGCCCTGCGCGCCGACGAGCGCACGCGCGCCATCCCCATCATCCTGCTGTCCGCGCGCGCGGGCGAGGAGGCCACCATCGAGGGGCTCGACAGCGGCGCGGACGACTACCTGGTCAAGCCCTTCTCCGCGAACGAGCTCCTCGCGCGCGTCAACGCCCAGCTCACGGTCGCGCGGCTGCGGCGGGAGACCCTGCTCGCGGAGCGCGCGCACGCGGCGGAGGCGGAGCGGCTGCTGGAGGAGTCCCGCCGCGCCACGCGGCTGCGCGAGGAGACGCTCGCCGTCGTCAGCCATGACCTGCGCTCGCCGCTGACCGCCATCCGCGCCGCCACGGAGCTGCTCCAGCGGCTGCCGCCCGAATCCGAGGCGACCGCCCGCGCGCGCAAGCAGGCCGACGCCATCCGCCGCTCCGTGGACCGGATGAACCGGCTCATCGAGGACCTGCTCGACCTGGCGAGCATCGACACGGGCACGCTCGCCATCGAGCTCCGCCCGCAGCCGGTGGAGGCACTGCTGCGCGATGCCCGGGAGCTCTTCGAGCCCCAGGCGACGGAGAAGGGCCTGCGCCTCATCGTGGAGCAGGAGCCCGGGCTCACCCTGTGGTGCGACCGGGAGCGCCTCCTCCAAGCGCTCGGGAACCTGCTGTCCAACGCGCTCAAGTTCACCCCCTCCGGGGGCAGCCTCCTCCTGCGGGTGGGGAGCGAGCCCGGCACGGACGACCTGCGCTTCAGCGTGGCGGACACCGGCCCGGGCATCCCCGCCAGCGTGCAGCCGCACCTCTTCGACCGCTACTGGCACGCGTCGCAGCGGCGGCGCGACGGTCATGGCCTGGGCCTCTCCATCACGAAGGGCATCGTGGAGAGCCACGGCGGGCACGTCTGGGTGGAGAGCGGACAGGGCGGGGGCACCACCTTCCACTTCACCCTTCCGCGCGAACAGCGGCCCCGGTCCGCCGCCACGCCCGCCCCGCGCGCGCCCCTCCCGGAGCCCACGCCGTCGGCGCGGCCGGCCACGGAGGAGCCCTTCCTCCAGCACGGCGGCGACATGGGCGCGATGATGCGGGCCCATGACTGGTCCACCAACTCGCTGGGCACGCCCGAGCAGTGGCCTCAGTCCCTGCGGACGTCCGTCAGCACGATGCTGCGCTCGCCCTACCCCATCATCCTCTTCTGGGGCCCCGAGCTGCGGATGCTCTACAACGACCCGTTCCGGCCCATCCTGGGGGCGAAGCATCCCCAGACGCTGGGCGCGCGCGGCAGCGAGGCGCTCGTCGAGGAGTGGGGGCAGTTGGGCCCGTTGATCCAGCGCGCCCAGGACACGGGCGAGCCCATCTACATCGAGGACGGGAACGTCAACTTCGCGCGCCGCCCCGGCGGCCTGCGGGAGGAGTCCTACTTCACCTGGTCCTACAACCCGACCATCGGCGAGTCGGGGGAGATCGCCGGCATGTTCGCCATCGCCAGCGAGACGACGCGGCAGGTGGTGGGGGACCGGCGGCTGGCCATCCTCCGGGAGCTGTCCATCCGCACGGCGCTGGACAAGACGGTCGAGGGCGTCTACCGCTCGCTGGAGGCCGTCCTCGCGCAGGCGGCGCACGACGTTCCCTTCGCGCTGCTCTACGTGGTGAAGGCGGAGCAGGCGCGGCGGGTCAGCTGCGCGGGCCTGGAGCGCGGGCTGGCCGCCGCGCCCGTGACGCTGGCGGCGGGCGACACGTCCTCCTGGCCCCTCGCGCGCGTCGCGGAGACGCGGCAGGAGGTCCTGCTGGAGGACCTGGCACTGCGCTTCGGTCCCCTCCCCGGCGGCCCCTGGCCCGAGCCCACGACGCGCGCCCTCCTCCTCCCGGTGCCCATGGGCGCGGAGACCGACACCCTGGCGGTGCTGGTGTCGGGCCTGAGCCCTCTGCGCGCGCTGGACGACGAGTACCGGGGCTTCCTGCAACTGCTGGCGCGGCAGCTGTCCGCCAGCATCTCCAGCGCTCGCGCCTACGAGCAGGAGAAGCAGCGGGCCGAGGAGCTGGCCCGGCTGGACGCGGCGAAGACCGCGTTCTTCAGCAACGTCAGCCACGAGTTCCGCACGCCGCTCACGCTCATCCTCGGGCCCGTCGAGGACGCGCTGACGCGGACGCCGAAGGCGCTGGAGGGAGAGCCGCTGGAGCTGGTGCGCCGCAACGCCTTGCGGCTCTTCAAGATGGTCAACACGCTGCTCGACTTCTCCCGCATGGAGGCGGGGCGGGCCCAGGCCCGGTACGCGCCCGTGGACCTGGCCTCCTTCACCACGAGCCTCGCGAGCGCCTTCCAGTCCGCGGTGGAGAGCGCGGGCCTGCGGCTGGTGGTGGACTGCCCGCCCCTGCCCGAGCCCGTCTACGTGGACCCGGAGATGTGGGAGAAGGTTGTCCTCAACCTGCTCTCCAACGCGGTGAAGTACACCCACCACGGGGAGATCCGCGTGAGCCTGCGCTGGGAGGACGCGCAGGCCGTCCTGCGCGTCGAGGACACGGGGGTGGGCATCCCCGAGGAGGAGCTCCCGCGCGTCTTCGAGCGCTTCTACCGCGTCCGCGTCACCCAGGGCCGCAGCCACGAGGGGACGGGCATCGGCCTGGCGCTGGTGCAGGAGCTGGTGAAGCTGCACGGGGGCGGTGTCGCGGTGACGAGCGCGCTCGGCCAGGGCACCACCTTCACCGTGCGGCTGCCCCAGGGGACGGCCCACCTGCCCCCGGAGCGCGTCGAGCGCTCCCTGCGGCCGGGCCCGGTGCCCACGGGCGCCGCCCTCTTCGTGGAGGAGGCGCGCCGCTGGGCCACGGACGTCATCGCCCCGGACGTCCCTGGCGACGACCGCACGCTGGAGCCCCTCTCGCCGGAGACCTCCGCGGAGCTCGCGCGCGCCCGCATCCTGCTCGTGGACGACAACGCCGACCTGCGCACCTACGTCACGGGGTTGCTCAAGCACGACTTCCCGCACGTGGAGACCGCCAGGAACGGGCAGGACGCGCTGGAGCAGGCGCGCGTCCGGCCGCCGGACCTCATCCTCTCCGACGTGATGATGCCGGTGCTGGACGGCTTCGGCCTGGTGCGCGCGCTGCGCGCCGACGAGCGCACGCGCGCCATCCCCATCATCCTGCTGTCCGCGCGCGCGGGCGACGAGGCCACGGTGGAGGGCCTGAAGAGCGGCGCGGATGACTACCTGGTGAAGCCCTTCTCCGCGCGCGAGCTGCTGGTGCGGGTGCGCACCCAGCTGGACATGGCCCGCGTGCGCCGGGAGGTGGTCCGCAACGAGGTGGAGCGGGATTCGCTGCGCGAGTCCCTGCGGGCGCGCGACGAGTTCCTCCGGCTGGTCAGCCACGAGCTGCGCACGCCCGTGAGCGCCCTGTCGCTCAACATCCAGTCCCTGGTGCGGAGCCTGGACGTCCCGGACGCGGACGTGGCGCCGGAGGCCACCCGGGGCAAGGCGCGCACGACGCAGAAGCATCTCCAGCGCCTGGCGCGCCTGGTGGAGCAGCTGGTCGACGTGTCGGAGTTCGTCACCGGGCCGCTGGACCTCTCCCGCGAGGAGGTGGACCTGGCGCAGCTCGCGGCCGCCGTCGTGGCGCGGGCGCGGGAGAAGGCCCTTCGCGCGGACTGCGTCCTCACCCTGGAGGCGCCCCTGCCGGTGGTGGGGCGCTTCGACCGGGCGAGGCTGGAGCAGCTGCTCGACAGCCTGGTGGACAACGCCCTCAAGTTCGGGACGGGCAGGCCCGTGGAGGTCCACGTGGCGCGCGCGGCGGGCCGGGTGAGCCTGGCGGTCCGGGACCATGGCGACGGGGTGGGGCAGGAGGACCAGGAGCGCGTCTTCGGGCGCTTCGAGCGCGCGGTCTCCGCGAACCACCACGGCGGCTTCGGGGTGGGCCTGTGGATGGCCCGCCACATCGCGGAGGCCCACGGGGGCAGCATCCACCTGGAGCCCACGGAGGGCGGAGGCGCCACCTTCACCACGGTGCTGCCGCTGGACGTGCCGCTGGGAGGGTGA
- a CDS encoding DoxX family protein, protein MGFLRPHAERIYALLRIMAGLMFMQHGLQKLFGLFGGVPPGAPPFVVYGAGIIEFVGGALIALGLFAGPAAFIASGTMAFAFFLGHVAPHGGNLMPIVNQGELAALYCFGFLYIAAHGSGIWSVDAARRGR, encoded by the coding sequence ATGGGTTTCCTGCGGCCCCACGCTGAACGCATCTACGCGCTGCTCCGGATCATGGCCGGGCTGATGTTCATGCAGCACGGTCTTCAGAAGCTCTTCGGCCTGTTCGGCGGCGTGCCCCCGGGGGCGCCGCCGTTCGTCGTCTACGGCGCGGGCATCATCGAGTTCGTGGGCGGCGCGCTCATCGCGCTCGGATTGTTCGCCGGCCCCGCGGCGTTCATCGCCAGCGGCACGATGGCGTTCGCCTTCTTCCTCGGGCACGTGGCGCCTCACGGGGGCAACCTCATGCCCATCGTGAACCAGGGCGAGCTCGCGGCGCTCTACTGCTTCGGGTTCCTCTACATCGCCGCGCACGGCTCGGGCATCTGGAGCGTCGACGCCGCGCGCCGGGGGCGATGA